A stretch of Episyrphus balteatus chromosome 2, idEpiBalt1.1, whole genome shotgun sequence DNA encodes these proteins:
- the LOC129908168 gene encoding putative uncharacterized protein DDB_G0289263 → MSSAVESFGPASAAAAHPYAHHNPFAIAAAAAAAGSAAAAAAAVIPSHHHHHQLLHHHQSSIKSEPGLEHQYISSIYNNISVSAANSHISNSHLGNGGGSDLFLPPPRPPTLAATASANILPTPLALSSKTCSPQEQPNSPRNRSPRSKATNFQGQDGICSSNNMSSAEFARPHPKQPRFNNNNNNNNNVNTTNNNNNSSHLNNNNSYTSNAIPLHLRSTKVAATNLSKGYNHTSNNNCLNNNNNNNNNNNNVSASDKNSNNGSSKLSNNNNSNHVNKSTSVALPRAKYSNEQSGPVNLVTTNNINLMNHNNNNNNCRTPPSSIPPDVSQVSPSSSEGSDCSRKSATSSEMYPQKMPFTAQSLAVTSNNAAVAAAACAAAYQYNYPHMYASRALYGTSALFPGHHALVHHNTLRPCPTYMGGQHEAFSPYLQAAGVYQSSVPTNVVPPPSAGLLRTTTTSQVLLNNNNNNNGIGVVATKPSSPLERNSSYPPSNSKDISNMNGTYLNGKVNTSPAAPESVSGFKVPSGKEGSLKHRILTRPAPSDRDSTKRRSPITAAVVRSNSNSSTSNFTKGAYIELANGALRRVEDMRTEDFIQSAEKSAFHQLAESTVVKISATQSSVIITFSYDKNRSKADVEVTQEHPFFVYGQGWASCNPELTLKSFGLKCQRLQVGDICISLISKEQQQQPLPQSNQDKHHQSHCNNNNNINNQQAPSQNFDKSEQISLPQNLSRKLPPPTAPTVTENTIPLTNVGSNRLASMGVPTYIPNSLAHNPYEEAAAAQAAYENTISRHHEFYQPPLHLHHPYHRLLGHTGEVTSRIPPPLQPPPPPPQSHSAPVQKSRPPSNQSSYYPEPHRSPPNNNTAETQQQPVDASLSRKRRWSAPESICDDDENECQPPTAPRLSSNVNAYNS, encoded by the exons ATGTCATCAGCTGTTGAGAGTTTTGGACCTGCATCTGCTGCGGCCGCACATCCATATGCTCATCATAATCCTTTTGCAATTGCTGCAGCCGCCGCAGCCGCTGGTTCAGCTGCAGCAGCAGCTGCAGCCGTGATTCCATCGCACCACCATCACCACCAACTCCTGCATCATCACCAGTCCTCAATCAAATCGGAACCTGGACTTGAGCATCAATATATAAGCtcaatatataataatattagTGTTTCTGCCGCAAATAGTCATATTTCTAATTCACATTTGGGAAACGGTGGCGGTAGTGATCTCTTCCTGCCACCACCAAGGCCACCAACATTAGCAGCCACCGCCTCTGCCAATATACTGCCTACTCCGTTAGCCCTATCGTCCAAGACGTGTTCACCACAGGAGCAGCCAAATTCACCACGAAATAGATCTCCACGCTCAAAAGCGACAAATTTTCAAGGTCAAGACGGTATTTGCTCCAGCAATAATATGTCATCGGCAGAATTTGCTCGGCCACATCCCAAACAACCACGttttaataacaataacaacaataataataatgtaaataccaccaacaacaataacaatagCAGCCATCTCAATAACAACAATAGCTACACCAGCAATGCCATTCCATTACATTTGCGTTCAACAAAAGTTGCTGCAACTAATCTTAGCAAAGGTTACAACCACACGAGCAACAACAATTGTTTgaataacaacaataacaacaataacaacaacaacaatgtttCGGCAAGTGATAAAAATAGTAATAACGGTAGTAGTAAATTAAGCAACAACAATAACAGCAACCATGTGAATAAATCCACCTCGGTTGCATTGCCTCGAGCAAAATACTCAAATGAACAGTCTGGGCCTGTAAATTTAGTCACAACCAATAACATCAATTTGATGaatcacaacaacaacaataataattgtaGAACACCACCAAGTTCAATTCCGCCAGATGTCTCTCAGGTCTCGCCATCATCTTCGGAAGGAAGCGATTGCAGTCGAAAGTCAGCTACATCATCGGAGATGTATCCACAAAAGATGCCATTTACAGCTCAGTCATTAGCTGTAACAAGTAATAATGCTGCAGTTGCGGCAGCCGCATGTGCTGCAGCTTACCAGTATAATTATCCTCATATGTATGCCAGTAGAGCCCTCTATGG gACATCAGCTCTCTTCCCGGGACATCATGCACTTGTTCACCACAACACCTTAAGACCCTGCCCAACTTATATGGGTGGCCAGCATGAAGCTTTCTCACCCTATCTCCAGGCTGCAGGAGTCTATCAATCTAGTGTCCCAACTAATGTTGTGCCTCCACCAAGTGCTGGCCTACtacgaacaacaacaacttcacAAGTGcttttaaacaacaacaataataataatggcaTAGGTGTTGTTGCAACAAAGCCTTCCAGTCCTTTAGAACGTAATTCCTCCTATCCACCAAGCAATTCGAAGGACATTAGCAACATGAATGGCACTTATTTAAATGGCAAAGTTAATACTTCGCCAGCTGCACCAGAATCTGTGAGTGGATTTAAAGTTCCCAGTGGGAAGGAGGGCTCTCTCAAGCATAGAATTCTAACTAGGCCAGCGCCATCTGATAGAGATTCGACAAAACGAAGATCACCAATAACGGCTGCTGTAGTAAG ATCGAATAGTAACAGTTCCACGAGTAATTTTACTAAAGGCGCCTACATCGAACTGGCAAATGGTGCCCTGCGAAGAGTGGAAGATATGAGAACTGAAGATTTTATACAATCGGCGGAAAAAAGCGCATTTCATCAGTTGGCAGAATCTACTGTGGTGAAAATTAGTGCAACACAAAGCAGTGTGATAATTACGTTTAGCTATGATAAGAATCGCTCAAAG GCTGACGTTGAAGTAACGCAAGAGCATCCATTTTTCGTTTACGGACAAGGATGGGCCTCATGCAATCCCGAATTAACACTCAAATCTTTCGGATTAAAATGTCAGCGACTACAAGTTGGTGATATATGCATTTCGTTGATATCGAAAGAACAGCAACAGCAGCCTCTTCCACAAAGCAACCAGGACAAACACCATCAGAGTCAttgcaataataataataatataaataatcaACAAGCTCCGTCccaaaattttgacaaaagcgAACAAATATCGCTTCCACAAAATCTGTCCAGAAAATTGCCACCACCAACAGCACCAACAGTAACTGAAAACACAATTCCCCTAACAAATGTAGGCAGCAATCGACTTGCTAGTATGGGTGTACCAACCTACATACCCAATTCCCTAGCTCACAATCCTTACGAGGAAGCAGCAGCAGCACAAGCTGCTTATGAAAACACGATCTCCAGGCACCATGAATTTTATCAGCCTCCACTTCATCTTCATCATCCTTATCATCGGCTTTTGGGTCACACCGGCGAGGTGACATCGAGAATTCCTCCCCCCCTCCAACCACCGCCACCCCCACCACAATCCCATTCCGCCCCAGTGCAAAAATCCCGCCCACCATCCAATCAATCCTCATACTATCCCGAACCCCATCGTTCGCCTCCCAACAACAACACCGCTGAAACGCAACAACAGCCAGTCGACGCTTCCTTATCTCGCAAACGGCGGTGGTCAGCACCGGAGAGCATTTGTGACGATGACGAAAACGAATGCCAACCGCCAACGGCTCCAAGACTTTCATCAAACGTAAACGCTTACAATTCCTAG
- the LOC129910390 gene encoding uncharacterized protein CG5902, protein MADNLRNQKNPHSNSNRHKLLPLKSSESSKSSTSSERSQRRMSNNSGYQNHYNYRMSNHHRHNNTQESEDSYGGQGGSSSSHAHMNGGGGGGGGGSGGGGGPHCHLNGLTNGHHNGHIANGGIKPMDQVALPDMCFFCFEVLYCELNNIEGPGQPQFTNEPFPLFVTWKIGRDKRLRGCIGTFSAMHLHSGLREYALTSALKDSRFSPITRDEFPRLTVSVSILQNFEEARGYLDWTLGIHGIRIEFLNERGCKRTATYLPQVATEQGWDQTQTIDSLLRKGGYRAAITPDTRKSIKLTRYRSQEIQMNYKEYREVLERKAQYGKVQC, encoded by the exons ATGGCAGATAACCTTCGTAACCAAAAGAATCCACACAGTAACAGTAATCGCCATAAACTATTGCCACTTAAATCTTCTGAATCATCGAAGTCGTCGACATCGTCCGAACGATCACAACGCAGGATGTCCAACAATTCGGGCTATCAAAACCACTACAACTATCGCATGTCGAATCACCATCGCCATAATAACACTCAAGAAAGTGAAGACTCTTATGGAGGACAAGGTGGTTCTTCGAGTTCACATGCTCATATgaatggtggtggtggtggtggtggtggtggttcaGGTGGAGGAGGCGGCCCCCACTGTCACCTCAATGGCTTGACCAATGGCCATCACAATGGTCATATTGCCAATGGTGGTATCAAGCCAATGGATCAAGTGGCACTGCCAGATATGTGTTTCTTCTGTTTTGAAGTGTTGTACTGCGAACTGAATAACATCGAAGGTCCAGGACAACCGCAATTTACTAATGAACCTTT CCCATTGTTTGTCACCTGGAAGATTGGAAGGGATAAACGGTTACGCGGTTGTATTGGAACATTTAGTGCAATGCATTTGCATTCGGGATTACGTGAATATGCATTGACTAGTGCATTGAAAGATTCACGATTCTCTCCAATAACTAGAGATGAGTTTCCAAGACTGACTGTGTCGGTGTCCATTTTGCAG AACTTTGAAGAGGCACGCGGGTACTTAGATTGGACACTTGGCATACATGGCATTCGAATCGAGTTCCTCAATGAAAGAGGGTGCAAACGGACAGCTACTTACTTGCCACAAGTGGCAACCGAACAAG GTTGGGATCAAACCCAAACCATAGACTCATTACTCAGGAAGGGTGGCTATCGTGCAGCCATCACCCCAGATACACGTAAATCAATCAAACTTACACGTTATCGCTCGCAAGAGATCCAAATGAATTACAAGGAGTACCGCGAGGTTTTGGAACGAAAGGCGCAGTACGGCAAAGTGCAATGCTAA